The Heyndrickxia vini genome contains a region encoding:
- a CDS encoding YhcN/YlaJ family sporulation lipoprotein encodes MRKILLAAPISLLMVSGLAACGSNQNADNDRSTNNFQQVGYHTNDVNMVDHDGPVRELMDYSLGNVDYVKKNNNLLPSGYVDDYDHPIKSPFTEYNTNNRGVNKNRILRDINYHGHLNHHDAKGKSSYYTAYEGALAQKLSDVAIKVPNVSDARALIDGNTVIVTTVLKNDKDSTKTKANVERAIRPFLNGRQYLITTDAGTYYQARDIDNDLKDGGPRDTIKMDLKNMIKLQKNQQ; translated from the coding sequence TTGAGAAAAATACTTTTAGCAGCACCTATCTCACTCTTGATGGTATCGGGTTTGGCGGCATGTGGAAGTAATCAAAATGCCGATAATGATCGATCAACAAACAATTTCCAACAAGTCGGATATCATACAAACGATGTAAACATGGTTGACCACGATGGACCTGTTCGGGAACTAATGGATTACTCGCTTGGAAATGTAGATTATGTGAAAAAAAACAATAATCTTTTGCCATCAGGGTATGTTGATGATTATGATCATCCGATTAAATCACCATTTACAGAATATAATACAAATAATCGGGGAGTGAATAAAAACAGAATTCTCCGAGACATTAATTATCACGGTCATTTAAATCATCATGATGCGAAAGGAAAATCTTCCTACTACACTGCTTATGAGGGTGCGCTTGCTCAAAAGTTATCCGATGTGGCAATAAAAGTACCAAATGTTTCAGATGCACGTGCGCTAATTGATGGAAATACAGTGATAGTAACAACCGTTCTTAAAAATGACAAAGACAGTACTAAAACAAAAGCAAATGTTGAGCGTGCTATACGTCCATTTTTAAATGGAAGACAATATTTAATTACTACAGACGCTGGAACCTATTATCAAGCAAGGGATATAGATAATGATTTAAAAGACGGCGGTCCACGTGACACGATCAAAATGGATTTGAAAAATATGATCAAATTACAAAAAAATCAACAATAA
- a CDS encoding BofC C-terminal domain-containing protein — MRFFVRIVFIGIFVLGAFYITFLQDDNEQAEESKTTREPESIEVSSTPNKKTIILERVYVDGEVSEEILYENVHSIQSVKNKYQDWQIVQMDEEQIVLQKKINDISPLLKANGYFGISDDGTISIFNGKPNNADIIQSFFQIDIKKLEGKKHEELKKGIPIKSKEDFDKVLETLKPYSIQKQQTLTGS, encoded by the coding sequence ATGAGATTTTTTGTTCGAATCGTCTTCATCGGCATATTCGTATTAGGAGCTTTCTATATTACTTTTTTACAAGATGATAACGAACAAGCAGAAGAATCGAAGACAACTCGTGAACCTGAATCAATTGAAGTATCATCTACACCAAATAAGAAAACAATTATTCTCGAAAGGGTTTATGTAGATGGCGAAGTAAGTGAAGAAATCCTTTATGAAAATGTTCATAGCATTCAGTCGGTGAAAAATAAATATCAAGATTGGCAAATCGTACAAATGGATGAAGAACAAATTGTACTGCAAAAGAAAATCAATGATATTTCTCCTCTTCTTAAGGCGAATGGATATTTTGGTATCAGTGATGATGGAACGATATCCATTTTTAACGGAAAACCGAATAATGCAGATATCATCCAATCGTTTTTCCAAATTGATATAAAAAAGTTGGAAGGAAAGAAACATGAAGAACTGAAAAAAGGTATACCAATCAAGTCGAAAGAAGACTTTGATAAAGTATTAGAAACCCTTAAACCCTATTCCATACAAAAACAGCAAACATTAACCGGTTCATGA
- the ruvA gene encoding Holliday junction branch migration protein RuvA: MYEYIKGTIEMVTPEYVVVDNNGIGYQIFTPNPFVFTVNQNTSEKIFIYQHVREDAISLFGFHTLSEKTLFKKLLNVSGIGPKGALAILAFGEPSQVIEAIENENENFLTKFPGVGKKTARQMILDLKGKLQDIVPDYFPNLFNTDKVELIAHTSAQFDEAILALKALGYSDKEIKKISADLQKEKLTTDQYIKAALKKLVK; encoded by the coding sequence TTGTACGAGTATATTAAAGGGACTATCGAAATGGTGACTCCGGAATATGTTGTCGTTGACAACAATGGCATTGGTTACCAAATATTCACACCGAATCCATTTGTTTTTACAGTTAATCAAAATACTTCGGAGAAAATATTCATCTACCAACATGTCCGCGAAGATGCAATTTCGCTCTTTGGATTTCACACACTTTCGGAAAAAACCTTATTTAAAAAATTACTTAATGTTTCGGGAATCGGACCAAAAGGTGCATTAGCAATTCTTGCATTTGGTGAACCTAGTCAAGTGATTGAAGCAATTGAAAATGAAAATGAAAACTTTTTAACTAAATTTCCCGGCGTCGGAAAAAAGACTGCGAGACAAATGATACTTGATTTAAAAGGGAAGCTACAAGATATTGTTCCCGATTACTTTCCGAATCTATTTAATACTGATAAAGTGGAACTAATTGCCCATACTTCCGCGCAATTTGATGAAGCAATTTTGGCATTAAAGGCTTTAGGTTATTCTGATAAAGAAATAAAGAAAATATCAGCAGATCTACAAAAAGAAAAATTAACTACCGATCAATATATTAAAGCCGCACTTAAAAAGTTAGTAAAATAA
- the ruvB gene encoding Holliday junction branch migration DNA helicase RuvB, with protein MEEKERMVSGEATELEETFELSLRPQTLQQYIGQDKVKNNLEIFIEAAKQRHETLDHVLLYGPPGLGKTTLATVIANEMGVNIRTTSGPAIERPGDLAAILTALEPGDVLFIDEIHRLPRSIEEILYPAMEDFCLDIVIGKGPSARSVRLDLPPFTLVGATTRAGAISAPLRDRFGVLCRLEYYTEQQLTDIVVRTAEILNTKIETIGASEVARRSRGTPRIANRLLRRVRDFAQVRGNGVITMSLADHALELLQVDRLGLDHIDHKLLKGIIEKFRGGPVGLETIAASIGEEPETIEDVYEPYLLQIGFLQRTPRGRIVTNLVYHHFQMEVPTI; from the coding sequence ATGGAGGAGAAGGAGAGGATGGTTTCAGGGGAAGCAACTGAACTCGAGGAAACGTTTGAATTAAGTTTACGTCCGCAAACCTTACAGCAGTATATTGGTCAAGATAAGGTGAAGAATAATTTAGAAATTTTTATTGAAGCTGCAAAACAAAGACATGAAACGTTGGATCATGTATTATTATACGGACCACCTGGACTAGGAAAAACGACGTTAGCAACCGTTATCGCGAATGAAATGGGAGTAAATATTCGAACGACTTCCGGTCCGGCTATTGAGCGACCGGGAGATCTGGCTGCTATTCTCACTGCATTGGAGCCTGGTGATGTATTATTTATCGATGAAATTCATCGTTTACCACGCTCAATTGAAGAAATTCTTTACCCTGCAATGGAGGATTTTTGTTTGGATATTGTAATTGGAAAAGGACCGAGTGCCAGATCCGTTCGTTTGGACTTACCACCTTTTACTCTAGTCGGTGCTACAACGAGGGCAGGTGCCATTTCAGCTCCTTTAAGGGATCGTTTTGGGGTATTATGCCGACTAGAATATTATACTGAACAGCAACTTACAGATATTGTAGTTAGAACGGCGGAAATATTAAATACTAAAATTGAAACGATTGGAGCCAGTGAGGTTGCGAGACGCTCGCGGGGAACTCCAAGGATTGCCAATCGGTTGCTGCGACGTGTCCGAGATTTTGCTCAGGTGCGGGGAAATGGTGTAATTACAATGTCTTTAGCCGATCATGCGCTAGAACTGTTGCAGGTCGATCGTTTAGGACTTGATCATATTGACCATAAATTATTAAAAGGGATAATTGAAAAATTCCGTGGTGGGCCAGTTGGACTTGAAACGATTGCCGCGAGTATCGGTGAAGAACCGGAAACGATTGAAGATGTTTATGAACCATATTTACTTCAAATTGGATTTTTACAACGAACTCCGAGAGGTAGAATTGTTACTAATCTTGTATATCATCATTTTCAAATGGAAGTTCCGACAATATGA
- the queA gene encoding tRNA preQ1(34) S-adenosylmethionine ribosyltransferase-isomerase QueA: protein MKVDLFDFNLPESLIAQTPLKNRSDSRLMVLNKETGDLEHTVFKNITDYLQPGDCLVLNDTKVLPARLFGIKEDTGAKIEVLLLKQIEDDRWETLVKPAKRIKIGSEIVFGDGKLKATCIEEKEHGGRILQFQYEGIFYEVLDALGEMPLPPYIKEQLDDRDRYQTVYAKESGSAAAPTAGLHFTEALLEEIKNMGVHIAFITLHVGLGTFRPVSVEDVDNHSMHAEFYQVNEETAELINSVKQRGGRIISVGTTSTRTLETIASANDGQIVSTSGWTDIFIFPGYEFKGIDGMITNFHLPKSTLIMLVSALAGREHVLHAYEEAVNQKYRFFSFGDAMLII, encoded by the coding sequence GTGAAAGTTGATTTATTTGATTTTAATTTACCAGAATCTTTAATTGCTCAAACACCGTTAAAAAACCGTTCAGATAGTCGTTTAATGGTATTAAATAAGGAAACAGGTGATCTTGAACATACCGTTTTCAAAAATATTACCGACTATTTACAACCAGGTGATTGTTTAGTATTGAATGATACGAAAGTATTACCTGCAAGGCTGTTTGGTATAAAAGAGGATACGGGGGCAAAAATAGAAGTTTTATTATTAAAACAAATCGAAGATGATCGATGGGAAACACTTGTTAAACCGGCAAAACGCATTAAAATCGGTTCAGAAATCGTCTTTGGGGATGGAAAGCTTAAAGCAACCTGTATCGAAGAAAAGGAACATGGCGGAAGAATCCTTCAATTTCAATACGAAGGTATTTTTTATGAAGTACTGGACGCACTTGGTGAAATGCCATTACCACCCTATATTAAGGAACAATTAGATGATCGGGATCGCTACCAAACGGTCTATGCGAAAGAGAGCGGTTCAGCCGCGGCTCCAACTGCTGGGTTACATTTTACAGAAGCTTTGCTTGAAGAAATTAAAAATATGGGTGTCCATATCGCATTTATAACTTTACACGTTGGTCTTGGTACTTTTCGCCCTGTTAGTGTAGAAGATGTTGATAATCATTCCATGCATGCTGAATTTTATCAAGTAAACGAAGAAACAGCTGAGCTTATTAACAGCGTGAAACAGCGGGGAGGAAGAATTATTTCAGTTGGGACTACATCAACGAGAACTTTAGAAACGATTGCCAGTGCAAATGACGGGCAAATTGTATCTACAAGTGGCTGGACAGACATTTTTATTTTCCCAGGCTACGAATTTAAAGGGATTGATGGAATGATCACAAATTTCCATTTACCTAAATCAACGTTAATCATGCTTGTTAGTGCATTAGCAGGGCGAGAACATGTTCTTCATGCATATGAAGAAGCAGTGAATCAAAAATATCGTTTCTTCAGTTTTGGAGATGCGATGTTGATTATTTAG
- the tgt gene encoding tRNA guanosine(34) transglycosylase Tgt, translated as MTAIKYELIKTCKQTGARLGKIHTPHGSYDTPMFMPVGTLATVKTMSPEELKEIGSGIILSNTYHLWLRPGHEIVKEAGGLHKFMNWDQAILTDSGGFQVFSLSHFRKIEEEGVFFRNHLNGDKLFLSPEKSMEIQNALGSDIMMAFDECPPFPATHEYMKKSVERTSRWAERCLSAHSRTEDQGLFGIVQGGEYEDLRKLSAKDLTSLDFPGYAVGGLSVGEPKDVMNRVLEFTTPLLPTNKPRYLMGVGSPDSLIDGAIRGIDMFDCVLPTRIGRNGTCMTSTGRLVVKNAKYARDYRPLDENCNCHTCQNYSRAYIRHLIKCDETFGIRLTTYHNLHFLIQLMQQVRQAIKEDRLGDFREEFFEQYGFNCPDAKNF; from the coding sequence TTGACGGCAATTAAATATGAATTAATTAAGACATGTAAACAAACCGGTGCTCGTCTTGGGAAAATCCATACTCCACATGGATCCTATGATACGCCTATGTTTATGCCTGTAGGGACATTAGCAACTGTAAAAACGATGTCCCCTGAGGAATTGAAGGAAATAGGTTCAGGCATTATTTTAAGTAATACGTACCATCTTTGGCTAAGGCCTGGTCATGAGATTGTTAAGGAAGCTGGTGGATTACATAAATTTATGAACTGGGATCAAGCAATTTTAACTGATTCCGGTGGATTTCAAGTATTTAGTTTAAGCCATTTTCGAAAAATTGAAGAGGAAGGTGTATTTTTCCGCAATCACTTAAATGGCGACAAGTTATTTCTTTCGCCAGAAAAATCAATGGAAATTCAAAATGCACTTGGTTCAGATATTATGATGGCTTTTGATGAATGCCCTCCATTTCCTGCTACACATGAGTATATGAAAAAATCAGTAGAAAGAACATCTCGCTGGGCGGAACGTTGTTTATCTGCGCATTCTCGTACAGAGGATCAAGGTTTATTCGGTATTGTTCAAGGTGGAGAATATGAGGATTTAAGAAAACTTAGTGCAAAGGATCTAACTTCACTTGATTTTCCTGGCTACGCTGTTGGGGGGTTATCCGTAGGGGAACCTAAGGATGTAATGAATCGAGTGTTAGAATTCACTACACCATTACTTCCAACAAATAAGCCAAGATACTTAATGGGCGTAGGATCACCTGATTCACTCATTGATGGAGCCATTCGAGGCATTGATATGTTTGATTGCGTTTTGCCGACACGAATTGGTCGCAATGGAACATGTATGACGAGCACAGGGAGATTGGTCGTGAAAAATGCGAAGTATGCAAGAGATTATAGACCGTTGGATGAAAATTGTAATTGTCATACGTGTCAAAATTACTCGCGTGCCTATATACGACATTTAATAAAATGTGACGAAACTTTCGGAATTAGGCTTACAACTTACCATAATCTCCATTTTCTGATACAATTAATGCAACAAGTCAGACAAGCTATTAAAGAAGACAGACTTGGTGATTTCAGGGAAGAATTTTTTGAGCAATATGGATTTAACTGTCCGGATGCGAAAAACTTCTAA
- the yajC gene encoding preprotein translocase subunit YajC — MQSLGGLLPILLMFVLFYFLLIRPNQKRQKNVQMMQNNLSKGDKIVTIGGLHGIVDAIDERQIVIKCGDGSRLTYDRSAIREVVESAASTVTTQTAE, encoded by the coding sequence ATGCAAAGTTTAGGTGGATTACTACCCATTTTGTTAATGTTTGTCTTATTTTACTTTTTGCTCATTAGACCAAATCAAAAGAGACAAAAGAATGTTCAAATGATGCAAAACAACTTATCAAAAGGGGATAAAATAGTTACAATCGGTGGTTTACATGGTATAGTTGATGCCATTGATGAAAGACAAATTGTTATCAAATGTGGCGATGGCAGCCGTCTAACATATGATCGTTCTGCTATCAGAGAGGTAGTGGAGTCAGCTGCATCTACTGTTACTACTCAAACTGCTGAGTAA
- a CDS encoding TIGR04086 family membrane protein, producing the protein MTIFVLITISSLILSTVLRFSDVQENSIKLLVTIISFIALFVGGFVCGGKGQQKGWISGSLTGITYTLIIFLFQFLGYGNIFSGEQMVYHICYIATAMMGGVLGVNIMSDHTRKA; encoded by the coding sequence TTGACTATTTTTGTTTTAATTACGATATCTAGCCTAATCTTGTCTACCGTTTTGCGATTTTCAGATGTTCAAGAGAATTCCATTAAATTACTAGTAACAATAATTTCATTTATTGCATTATTCGTAGGGGGTTTTGTTTGCGGCGGAAAAGGACAACAAAAAGGATGGATTTCAGGAAGTCTTACCGGTATTACTTATACATTAATTATTTTTCTTTTTCAGTTTTTAGGATATGGTAATATTTTTTCTGGAGAACAAATGGTCTATCATATTTGTTACATTGCAACGGCTATGATGGGTGGCGTATTAGGAGTTAATATTATGAGTGATCATACGAGAAAAGCATAA
- a CDS encoding DUF421 domain-containing protein: MDFYHYFTIGWKTVVLYLVILVIFRLMGKREIGELSVLDLVIFIMIGELAAVAIENHKEPIAHTIEPMVILLGIQVMFALISLKVPKFRQIIDGTPSIIIRKGKIDEKAMKKQRYNFDDLLMQLRQKDINNITDVEYAILETSGELSVIKKDNKKKQQKTYTLPFIVDGEISQENLANRNVSEIWLRRELRKRGYKDLNQISFCSFQDGEFFIDLKDE, translated from the coding sequence ATGGATTTTTATCACTATTTTACAATTGGCTGGAAAACCGTTGTTTTATATCTTGTCATATTGGTTATTTTTAGACTAATGGGCAAGCGGGAGATTGGAGAATTAAGTGTATTGGATCTTGTTATTTTCATTATGATCGGTGAACTAGCTGCTGTTGCGATTGAAAATCATAAAGAACCGATTGCACATACAATCGAACCAATGGTTATATTACTTGGAATTCAGGTGATGTTTGCACTTATTTCATTAAAGGTTCCTAAATTTCGTCAAATAATTGATGGCACTCCATCAATTATTATTCGAAAAGGAAAAATTGATGAAAAGGCAATGAAAAAACAGCGTTATAATTTTGATGATTTATTAATGCAATTAAGACAAAAGGATATTAACAATATTACTGATGTGGAGTATGCGATTTTAGAAACATCTGGTGAACTATCCGTTATTAAAAAGGATAATAAAAAGAAACAGCAGAAAACATATACATTACCATTTATTGTTGATGGTGAAATTTCACAAGAAAATTTGGCAAATCGAAATGTTTCAGAAATATGGTTACGGCGTGAGTTAAGAAAAAGGGGATATAAGGATCTTAATCAAATTTCATTTTGCAGTTTCCAAGACGGGGAGTTCTTTATTGATTTAAAAGATGAATAA
- the spoVB gene encoding stage V sporulation protein B — translation MSKFLKGTMILLIAGLFTRVLGFINRMVIARFIGGEGVGLYMMAFPTLMLVITITQLGLPVAISKCIAEAAAIGDRQKTKKILAVSLSITISLSLIFTPGLILSAPYLTKTLFTDPRIYYPLVAISPIIPIVAVSAVLRGYFQGMQNMKPYAISQVLEQTVRIILIAVLTTAFLPYGIEYAAAGAMIASIIGELASLAYMFTMFKLRKKFKVRKKFFQAVSAGKETFHELMRVALPTTGSRFIGNISWFFEPIVVSHALAIAGLTATLATKEYGVLTGFAMPLLMLPSFVTHSLSTALVPAISEATSQRNFHLVEHRLQQALRFALLAGGISVVILYLFAEPLMQMMYGSTNGTNLVKLMAPFFIFQYYQGPLQATLQALDLARAAMINSLLGAVVKLGLIFVLASKPDFGITGAALGIMTSTLLVTLLHFATVIKKIQFTIYVREYVKFIFGTVLTGLIVYWWKEHYLLHDSIFIKLVIGILLTIFIYLVLMLATKLIKRSDLTYIPFIRKFL, via the coding sequence ATGTCAAAGTTTTTAAAAGGAACAATGATCTTATTAATTGCCGGACTTTTTACGAGGGTCTTAGGATTCATAAATCGCATGGTGATCGCACGCTTTATTGGTGGAGAAGGTGTAGGTCTTTATATGATGGCTTTTCCTACCTTAATGCTAGTTATTACAATAACACAACTGGGACTTCCTGTAGCTATTTCAAAATGTATTGCTGAAGCAGCCGCCATCGGGGATCGTCAAAAAACAAAAAAAATTCTTGCAGTTTCTTTATCGATTACGATTTCATTATCACTAATTTTTACGCCAGGACTTATATTATCTGCGCCGTATTTAACGAAAACATTATTTACAGACCCACGCATCTATTATCCATTAGTGGCTATCTCACCAATAATTCCAATCGTAGCGGTTTCTGCTGTTTTAAGAGGATATTTTCAAGGGATGCAAAATATGAAGCCATACGCTATATCGCAAGTACTTGAACAAACTGTACGAATTATTTTGATTGCGGTCCTAACAACAGCATTTTTACCATATGGCATTGAATATGCCGCTGCAGGAGCCATGATTGCTTCCATTATCGGTGAACTTGCTTCACTTGCCTATATGTTTACGATGTTCAAACTACGGAAGAAATTCAAAGTGCGTAAGAAATTTTTTCAAGCGGTAAGTGCAGGAAAAGAAACGTTTCATGAACTAATGAGAGTTGCATTGCCAACAACAGGAAGTCGTTTTATTGGGAATATTTCATGGTTTTTTGAACCTATTGTCGTCTCACATGCTCTTGCTATCGCAGGATTAACTGCCACCCTTGCTACAAAAGAATATGGTGTCTTGACAGGTTTTGCAATGCCTTTACTTATGCTTCCATCCTTTGTCACCCATTCACTTTCAACCGCACTTGTTCCAGCAATAAGTGAAGCAACATCGCAACGAAATTTTCATTTAGTCGAACATCGACTTCAGCAAGCCCTTCGATTTGCACTTCTTGCAGGGGGAATATCCGTTGTTATTTTATATCTCTTTGCCGAACCATTAATGCAAATGATGTATGGATCTACAAATGGTACCAACTTAGTTAAACTAATGGCTCCATTTTTTATTTTCCAATATTATCAAGGCCCTTTACAAGCGACATTACAGGCTTTAGACCTTGCAAGGGCAGCAATGATTAATAGTTTACTTGGTGCTGTTGTCAAGCTTGGACTAATTTTTGTACTTGCATCAAAGCCCGACTTCGGAATTACTGGAGCAGCATTAGGAATAATGACCAGTACTTTATTAGTTACTTTACTCCATTTCGCCACTGTAATTAAGAAAATACAATTTACTATTTATGTACGTGAGTATGTAAAATTTATTTTCGGCACAGTATTAACAGGATTAATTGTTTATTGGTGGAAGGAACACTATTTATTACATGATAGTATATTTATTAAATTAGTTATCGGGATCCTTTTAACAATTTTCATTTACCTTGTGCTAATGCTTGCTACAAAACTTATAAAAAGATCCGACTTAACATATATCCCGTTTATTAGAAAGTTTTTGTAG
- a CDS encoding post-transcriptional regulator → MQEVDQLYDKYFILLEPALKSKLDELDFMGYEHVSMEELWKYLTKKKWKKRKSEIHIHELVSDILALKAGDFMNFAAIEAYRSPNWFAELNEDELQELLKPND, encoded by the coding sequence ATGCAGGAAGTCGATCAATTGTACGATAAATATTTTATTCTGTTAGAACCAGCATTAAAAAGTAAATTAGATGAGTTGGATTTTATGGGCTACGAACATGTATCAATGGAAGAATTGTGGAAGTATTTAACAAAGAAAAAATGGAAAAAAAGAAAAAGTGAAATTCATATTCACGAGCTCGTTTCCGATATTCTTGCATTAAAAGCAGGGGATTTTATGAATTTCGCTGCAATTGAAGCCTATCGTTCACCAAATTGGTTTGCGGAATTGAATGAAGATGAATTGCAAGAATTATTGAAGCCAAATGATTAA